The proteins below come from a single Rhizobium tropici CIAT 899 genomic window:
- a CDS encoding FAD-binding oxidoreductase — protein sequence MVLADAKAGTRNEAGISAVLGILKQAFGERFQTGESFRAQHAHTTTYIPSQLPDGVVFAETSEDVRTVVKACAEHKVPVIPFGTGSSLEGQVNAPQGGISIDFSRMNRILEINAEDLDCTVEPGVTREQLNTYLRDTGLFFPIDPGANASIGGMASTRASGTNAVRYGTMKDNVLSVTVVTANGEEIRTARRAKKSSAGYDLTRLFVGAEGTLGVLTSVTLRLQGIPQKIAGGACAFPDIKAACDAVIMTIQMGVPVARIELLDAMQMRACNRYSGLTYDEKPTLFLEFHGTDETVALQSEQFAEIAAECGGGEFLWTSNAEERNKLWKARHDAYWACRALAPELAALSTDVCVPISRLAECVAETQADIEAHGLLAPIVGHAGDGNFHVLVLFDDRTPEGIAVVEEFVARLNARALAMDGTCTGEHGIGQGKMAFLEQELGDAVDLMRQIKESLDPDAIFNPGKIFRRH from the coding sequence ATGGTTTTGGCTGATGCAAAGGCGGGAACACGCAACGAGGCCGGCATATCCGCCGTTCTCGGCATTCTGAAGCAGGCCTTTGGTGAACGTTTCCAGACGGGCGAAAGTTTTCGTGCCCAGCACGCCCACACCACCACTTATATCCCATCGCAGCTACCGGACGGCGTTGTCTTTGCCGAAACGAGCGAGGACGTGCGGACTGTCGTGAAGGCATGTGCCGAACATAAGGTTCCGGTCATTCCCTTCGGGACGGGATCTTCGCTGGAGGGACAGGTGAATGCGCCGCAGGGCGGCATTTCCATCGATTTCAGCCGCATGAACCGCATTCTCGAAATCAATGCCGAAGATCTGGATTGTACGGTCGAGCCAGGCGTCACCCGCGAGCAGCTTAATACCTACCTGCGCGACACGGGCCTGTTCTTCCCCATCGATCCCGGCGCTAACGCTTCGATCGGCGGCATGGCATCGACGCGCGCATCGGGTACCAACGCCGTGCGCTATGGCACGATGAAGGACAATGTTCTGTCCGTGACCGTGGTGACTGCCAATGGCGAGGAAATCCGCACCGCCCGCCGCGCCAAGAAATCATCAGCCGGTTACGATCTGACGCGGCTTTTCGTTGGCGCCGAAGGCACGCTCGGCGTGCTGACCTCGGTCACGCTGCGCCTTCAGGGTATTCCGCAGAAGATCGCCGGCGGCGCCTGCGCTTTTCCGGACATCAAGGCGGCTTGCGATGCCGTCATCATGACCATCCAGATGGGCGTTCCCGTCGCGCGTATCGAGTTGCTCGATGCCATGCAGATGCGGGCCTGCAACCGCTATTCCGGCCTGACCTATGACGAGAAGCCGACGCTTTTCCTTGAATTCCACGGCACCGACGAGACGGTAGCGCTGCAGTCGGAGCAATTTGCCGAGATCGCGGCGGAATGCGGTGGCGGCGAATTCCTTTGGACAAGCAATGCCGAAGAGCGCAACAAGCTCTGGAAGGCTCGCCATGACGCCTATTGGGCCTGCCGCGCGCTGGCACCGGAGTTGGCTGCGCTATCGACAGATGTCTGCGTGCCGATCTCACGCCTTGCCGAATGCGTAGCGGAAACCCAGGCCGATATCGAGGCGCATGGTCTGCTGGCACCGATCGTCGGCCATGCCGGCGACGGTAATTTCCATGTGCTCGTCCTGTTTGACGACAGGACCCCTGAAGGGATCGCTGTCGTCGAGGAATTCGTCGCGCGCCTCAACGCGCGTGCGCTCGCCATGGATGGCACATGCACAGGCGAGCACGGCATAGGGCAGGGGAAGATGGCGTTTCTGGAGCAGGAGCTCGGCGATGCCGTCGATCTGATGCGTCAAATCAAGGAGTCGCTTGATCCGGATGCCATTTTCAATCCAGGGAAGATATTCCGCAGGCACTGA
- a CDS encoding transporter substrate-binding domain-containing protein, with the protein MLMALGIAMLAMGSVSAPGAARADALSDITSRGTLRVAVPQDFPPFGSVGTDMAPMGYDIDIANLIGEKLGVKTELVPVTSANRIPYLQTNKVDLVISSLGKNPDREKVIDFSDPYAPFFNGVFGPGDVAATKPEDLSGKTIGVTRGAIEDLALTKVAPQDATIKRYEDNNGTISAFLSGQVQLVATGNVVAAAILARNPPKKPEMKFLITNSPCFIGLNKNEQALQKKVNDIIAAAKADGTLNKMSQKWLGADLPAGF; encoded by the coding sequence ATGCTCATGGCACTCGGTATCGCGATGCTGGCGATGGGGTCAGTTTCCGCCCCTGGCGCAGCTCGGGCGGATGCTCTGAGCGACATAACCTCGCGCGGCACGCTGCGCGTCGCCGTTCCGCAGGACTTTCCGCCCTTCGGCAGTGTCGGCACGGACATGGCACCCATGGGCTATGACATCGACATCGCCAATCTGATCGGCGAAAAACTCGGCGTGAAAACTGAGCTTGTTCCCGTCACCAGTGCCAACCGCATTCCCTATCTGCAGACCAACAAGGTTGATCTGGTGATCTCAAGCCTCGGCAAGAACCCCGATCGCGAAAAGGTCATCGATTTCTCCGACCCCTACGCGCCCTTCTTCAACGGCGTCTTCGGTCCCGGCGATGTCGCGGCCACGAAGCCGGAAGACCTTTCCGGCAAGACGATCGGCGTCACCCGCGGCGCGATCGAGGATCTCGCCCTGACCAAGGTCGCGCCGCAAGATGCGACGATCAAGCGCTACGAGGACAATAACGGCACCATCTCCGCCTTCCTGTCCGGACAGGTTCAGCTGGTTGCAACCGGCAATGTCGTCGCGGCGGCCATTCTTGCCAGAAATCCGCCGAAGAAGCCCGAGATGAAATTCCTCATCACCAACTCCCCCTGCTTCATCGGCCTGAACAAGAACGAGCAGGCATTGCAGAAGAAGGTCAATGACATCATTGCCGCCGCCAAGGCGGACGGGACACTGAATAAGATGTCGCAGAAGTGGCTGGGCGCCGACCTGCCGGCCGGCTTCTGA
- a CDS encoding amino acid ABC transporter permease, producing the protein MRYHFDFGWLAEYYPTLIKGVLVTVELTLIGAVLGIILGIACAWARALGPSWLKPFVAAYVELIRNTPFLIQLFFIFFGLPGIGVQMNEMTAANLAMIINLGAYSCEIIRAGIQATPRGQFEAGASLAMTRFETFRHVVLVPSLQRIWPALSSQVVIVMLGSSVVSQIAAEDLTFAANFIQSRSFRAFEAYFVSTAIYLALAVLLRQALAAVGKLIFPRRVRQ; encoded by the coding sequence ATGCGCTATCACTTCGATTTCGGCTGGCTTGCCGAATACTATCCCACGCTGATCAAGGGCGTTCTCGTCACGGTGGAGCTGACCCTTATCGGCGCCGTGCTAGGCATTATCCTCGGAATTGCCTGCGCCTGGGCTCGCGCACTTGGCCCGAGCTGGCTCAAACCCTTTGTGGCTGCCTATGTCGAGCTCATCCGCAATACGCCGTTTCTGATCCAGCTCTTCTTCATTTTCTTTGGCCTGCCCGGCATTGGCGTTCAGATGAACGAGATGACCGCAGCCAATCTCGCCATGATCATCAATCTCGGAGCCTATAGCTGCGAGATCATCCGCGCCGGCATACAGGCAACGCCGCGCGGCCAGTTCGAAGCCGGCGCCAGCCTTGCCATGACCCGGTTCGAGACCTTCCGGCATGTCGTCCTCGTTCCGTCCCTGCAGCGCATCTGGCCGGCACTGTCCTCTCAGGTCGTCATCGTCATGCTCGGCTCCTCCGTCGTCTCACAGATCGCCGCCGAGGACCTGACCTTCGCGGCAAACTTCATCCAGTCGCGCTCGTTCCGTGCGTTCGAGGCCTATTTCGTATCCACGGCGATATACCTGGCGCTGGCGGTCCTGCTTCGGCAGGCACTTGCGGCAGTGGGCAAGCTGATCTTTCCACGCAGGGTCCGCCAATGA
- a CDS encoding amino acid ABC transporter permease, protein MIQFTTWDILRGLLLAARWTILLSLVSFAGGAIVGAILLLLRIGKAKAGRIAVRYFVELFQGTPLLMQLFLAFFGLGLFGIDVPAWLAAGVALTLWSAAFLTEIWRGCVEAVAKGQWEASASLGMGYLQQMRYVILPQALRIAVPPTVGFSVQVVKGTALTSIIGFVELSKAGTVITNATFQPFTVYGFVALIYFALCWPLSKSSQILERKLNVAHRNH, encoded by the coding sequence ATGATCCAATTCACCACATGGGATATTCTGCGCGGCCTGCTTCTGGCCGCACGCTGGACGATATTACTATCGCTCGTCTCTTTCGCCGGCGGCGCCATCGTCGGCGCAATCCTTCTGCTCCTGCGCATCGGCAAGGCCAAGGCCGGCCGCATCGCGGTCAGATATTTCGTCGAACTGTTCCAGGGCACGCCGCTGCTGATGCAGCTCTTCCTCGCCTTCTTCGGCCTCGGGCTCTTCGGCATAGACGTGCCGGCCTGGCTGGCTGCCGGCGTCGCACTCACCCTCTGGTCGGCTGCCTTTTTGACGGAAATCTGGCGCGGCTGCGTCGAGGCCGTCGCCAAGGGACAATGGGAAGCATCGGCAAGTCTCGGCATGGGTTATCTGCAGCAGATGCGCTACGTCATCCTGCCGCAGGCGCTGCGCATCGCCGTGCCGCCGACGGTCGGTTTTTCGGTGCAGGTCGTCAAGGGCACCGCCCTGACCTCCATCATCGGCTTCGTCGAGCTATCGAAGGCCGGCACCGTCATCACCAATGCGACCTTTCAGCCGTTCACCGTCTATGGCTTTGTCGCGCTTATCTATTTCGCCCTGTGCTGGCCGCTGTCGAAGAGCAGCCAGATCCTGGAGAGGAAGCTCAATGTCGCTCATCGAAATCACTGA